In Hemibagrus wyckioides isolate EC202008001 linkage group LG21, SWU_Hwy_1.0, whole genome shotgun sequence, the following proteins share a genomic window:
- the LOC131342507 gene encoding zinc finger protein 510-like isoform X2, with protein sequence MNNLDGLNTFLTERLMTVAGEIFQVFKDAFSEYQSEIERIKQENRYLREALAEIYNSVQERAEKHSLTQRALNPDTSLIEVNLELEASPKKSDPQPSQSHKHTCTSKLENPDEGQDPESRISEKSGVKDKNEDTNNLHEGLLYTIKVEPCASQDDFSVEVKNEAEDNQAIEQQEPLSCSYCDRTFTEVPELASHMQSHMALFTCDVCGKSFKQKGTLKTHMIVHQKERPFGCGYCKKRFKLKSHLKEHERIHTGEKPFSCPVCRMSFTRSNPMKIHLRNHHPGEVLIPPIE encoded by the exons atgaacaatttGGACGGTTTGAACACGTTTTTAACAGAGCGCTTAATGACAGTCGCGGGAGAGATATTCCAGGTGTTTAAAGACGCGTTTAGTGAATATCAGAGTGAGATCGAGCGAATAAAACAGGAGAACCGGTATCTGAGGGAAGCCCTGGCTGAAATCTACAACAGTGTCCAGGAACGAGCAG AGAAGCACAGTTTAACCCAGAGAGCCCTGAACCCTGACACCTCCCTCATAGAAGTGAACCTGGAACTAGAAGCCAGTCCAAAGAAATCTGATCCACAACCATCACAGAGCCATAAACACACATGTACGTCAAAGCTCGAAAATCCTGATGAAGGTCAGGACCCAGAATCAAGGATCTCTGAGAAATCTGGGGTGAAGGACAAAAACGAGGACACCAACAATTTACACGAAGGCTTATTATACACCATCAAAGTGGAGCCGTGTGCATCCCAGGATGACTTCTCTGTCGAAGTTAAAAACGAAGCTGAGGATAATCAAGCCATAGAGCAACAAGAGCCTCTTTCCTGCAGTTATTGTGACCGGACATTCACCGAGGTTCCTGAACTTGCGTCGCACATGCAGAGTCACATGGCTTTGTTTACCTGCGACGTCTGCGGGAAGTCCTTCAAGCAAAAAGGGACGCTGAAAACGCACATGATCGTGCACCAGAAAGAAAGACCTTTCGGCTGTGGTTATTGTAAAAAGCGGTTCAAGCTGAAAAGTCATCTGAAAGAGCACGAGAGGATCCACACGGGTGAAAAACCTTTCAGCTGTCCGGTGTGCAGGATGAGTTTTACACGCTCCAATCCTATGAAGATCCACCTTCGCAATCATCATCCAGGAGAAGTTCTAATTCCACCGATAGAGTAA
- the LOC131342506 gene encoding zinc finger protein with KRAB and SCAN domains 3-like, producing the protein MAHLETLNSFLCDRLMAAAAEIFQVVKDTVSQYQDEIDRSKQENIYLRKMLAEVSINNGPVLTGAQTSRAVGFPPEQPNSNQEVVDSETSLIQVKLELSTMQQDLSTEEQDPEEQDAPPLHFPSDSAEDVTIKLEQNDVQLVCNDELTSCPANAESQFDPTTQSFSQHDFSNLPFHLQSPAAERLFRSKVRRRPLRTDGNSKGRKLTKSCKEKKLRCDLCGKWYSTAHSLKIHLRTHTGERPFPCKFCVKTFHQKAHLKEHERTHTGEKPFSCSVCGKRFSRAQQVRVHIHYHHQHQAATIIKNQQCT; encoded by the exons ATGGCTCATTTGGAGACGCTGAATTCGTTTCTCTGTGACCGTTTAATGGCTGCTGCGGCAGAAATATTTCAAGTAGTTAAGGACACTGTTTCTCAGTATCAGGACGAAATAGACCGCTCCAAACAGGAGAACATTTATCTGAGGAAAATGCTAGCGGAAGTTAGCATCAACAATGGACcag TTCTGACAGGTGCACAGACCAGCCGGGCGGTTGGATTTCCTCCAGAACAGCCGAACAGTAATCAGGAGGTGGTGGACTCGGAAACGTCACTCATCCAAGTGAAGCTGGAGCTTAGCACCATGCAGCAGGATCTCAGCACCGAAGAGCAGGATCCTGAAGAGCAAGATGCACCGCCACTCCATTTCCCTTCAGACTCGGCCGAGGACGTCACGATCAAGCTCGAGCAAAATGACGTCCAGCTGGTTTGCAACGACGAGTTAACTTCCTGTCCAGCGAATGCTGAAAGCCAGTTCGACCCAACAACCCAGTCCTTCTCTCAGCACGACTTCTCGAATCTCCCATTTCACTTGCAGAGCCCGGCTGCAGAAAGACTGTTTCGCTCCAAGGTACGACGCAGACCTCTCAGGACCGATGGGAATTCCAAAGGGCGTAAGCTTACCAAGAGCTGCAAAGAGAAAAAACTCCGCTGCGATCTGTGTGGGAAGTGGTACAGCACCGCTCACTCGCTCAAAATCCACCTGAGGACGCATACAGGCGAGAGGCCATTCCCCTGCAAGTTCTGCGTGAAGACTTTTCACCAGAAAGCGCACTTGAAGGAACACGAGAGGACACACACTGGAGAAAAACCCTTCAGCTGTTCGGTGTGTGGGAAACGTTTCAGCCGGGCTCAGCAGGTCAGAGTGCACATacactatcatcatcaacaccaagctgccaccattatTAAAAACCAACAGTGTACGTGA
- the LOC131342507 gene encoding zinc finger protein 510-like isoform X1, with protein sequence MNNLDGLNTFLTERLMTVAGEIFQVFKDAFSEYQSEIERIKQENRYLREALAEIYNSVQERAVNDLYLYAEKHSLTQRALNPDTSLIEVNLELEASPKKSDPQPSQSHKHTCTSKLENPDEGQDPESRISEKSGVKDKNEDTNNLHEGLLYTIKVEPCASQDDFSVEVKNEAEDNQAIEQQEPLSCSYCDRTFTEVPELASHMQSHMALFTCDVCGKSFKQKGTLKTHMIVHQKERPFGCGYCKKRFKLKSHLKEHERIHTGEKPFSCPVCRMSFTRSNPMKIHLRNHHPGEVLIPPIE encoded by the exons atgaacaatttGGACGGTTTGAACACGTTTTTAACAGAGCGCTTAATGACAGTCGCGGGAGAGATATTCCAGGTGTTTAAAGACGCGTTTAGTGAATATCAGAGTGAGATCGAGCGAATAAAACAGGAGAACCGGTATCTGAGGGAAGCCCTGGCTGAAATCTACAACAGTGTCCAGGAACGAGCAG TGAATGATCTCTATTTGTATGCAGAGAAGCACAGTTTAACCCAGAGAGCCCTGAACCCTGACACCTCCCTCATAGAAGTGAACCTGGAACTAGAAGCCAGTCCAAAGAAATCTGATCCACAACCATCACAGAGCCATAAACACACATGTACGTCAAAGCTCGAAAATCCTGATGAAGGTCAGGACCCAGAATCAAGGATCTCTGAGAAATCTGGGGTGAAGGACAAAAACGAGGACACCAACAATTTACACGAAGGCTTATTATACACCATCAAAGTGGAGCCGTGTGCATCCCAGGATGACTTCTCTGTCGAAGTTAAAAACGAAGCTGAGGATAATCAAGCCATAGAGCAACAAGAGCCTCTTTCCTGCAGTTATTGTGACCGGACATTCACCGAGGTTCCTGAACTTGCGTCGCACATGCAGAGTCACATGGCTTTGTTTACCTGCGACGTCTGCGGGAAGTCCTTCAAGCAAAAAGGGACGCTGAAAACGCACATGATCGTGCACCAGAAAGAAAGACCTTTCGGCTGTGGTTATTGTAAAAAGCGGTTCAAGCTGAAAAGTCATCTGAAAGAGCACGAGAGGATCCACACGGGTGAAAAACCTTTCAGCTGTCCGGTGTGCAGGATGAGTTTTACACGCTCCAATCCTATGAAGATCCACCTTCGCAATCATCATCCAGGAGAAGTTCTAATTCCACCGATAGAGTAA